A portion of the Deinococcus hopiensis KR-140 genome contains these proteins:
- a CDS encoding alpha/beta fold hydrolase has product MNNTPLPFGEASTVLSRDGTRIAYHTLGQGPSVMVVPGVLSTAANYARFADALSRRFTVHTVERRGRGLSGPQGKDYSVLKEQEDVLAVQEASGATFLVGHSFGGLIALEAARTQRLFSRIATYEPGVSIGGSINMNWIHTYQQKLLQGKSLDAFVEFIRGTGPKRAQRTPSWLMKFLLPRLVKPDELRELLSLLPENLREHQALAALDSTHHHYRDVAAEVLLLRGGRDPLDWVEPTIRQLSEVLLHAEVQVYPTLDHFGLDKGAPEEVARTVGHFFLR; this is encoded by the coding sequence ATGAATAACACTCCACTCCCCTTTGGCGAAGCCTCCACTGTCCTTTCCCGGGACGGCACGCGGATCGCATATCACACCCTCGGCCAGGGGCCGTCGGTGATGGTAGTCCCCGGAGTCCTTTCGACGGCAGCCAACTATGCGCGCTTTGCTGATGCCCTCTCACGGCGCTTCACAGTTCATACCGTTGAACGGCGCGGGCGAGGCCTGAGCGGCCCCCAGGGCAAGGATTACAGTGTCCTCAAGGAACAGGAGGACGTCCTCGCTGTCCAGGAGGCGAGTGGCGCAACATTTCTCGTCGGCCACAGCTTCGGTGGCCTGATCGCCCTTGAAGCGGCCCGCACCCAGCGCCTATTCTCCCGAATTGCTACCTATGAGCCTGGCGTATCCATCGGCGGCTCCATCAATATGAACTGGATTCACACGTACCAGCAGAAACTCCTCCAGGGGAAATCCCTTGATGCCTTCGTGGAGTTTATCCGAGGTACGGGCCCAAAACGTGCCCAACGGACTCCGAGTTGGCTCATGAAGTTCCTCCTCCCACGCCTCGTCAAGCCGGATGAACTCCGCGAACTGCTCAGCCTGCTCCCCGAGAACCTCAGGGAGCATCAGGCCCTGGCAGCACTCGACAGCACCCACCACCACTACCGGGACGTGGCAGCGGAAGTACTGCTTCTCCGGGGAGGACGCGATCCACTCGACTGGGTAGAGCCCACCATTAGGCAGCTCAGCGAGGTTCTACTCCACGCCGAGGTGCAGGTCTACCCGACGCTCGATCATTTTGGGCTCGATAAGGGCGCGCCTGAAGAGGTCGCGCGTACCGTCGGTCACTTCTTTCTTCGCTGA
- a CDS encoding MarR family winged helix-turn-helix transcriptional regulator — protein sequence MTESASYLLHRLVFELDRAADRLLRSHFGISYSRALFLFMLQHHGTVTQHELATALGYSDPAISTMLKGLIQDGYVQVVPSPEHARKRLVSLTPQGSHFVAQGRKLLDGKFDELMTQAGVDLQHYADLTQRLNQALVGQRSPDE from the coding sequence ATGACTGAATCGGCCTCGTATCTTCTCCACCGGCTCGTCTTCGAGCTTGATCGCGCCGCTGACCGACTGCTGCGCAGCCACTTCGGCATCTCATACAGTCGCGCACTCTTCCTGTTCATGCTCCAGCACCATGGAACCGTTACCCAGCACGAACTCGCTACCGCGCTCGGCTACAGCGACCCGGCGATCAGCACCATGCTCAAGGGACTCATTCAAGACGGTTACGTACAGGTCGTGCCCAGTCCAGAACACGCCCGCAAACGCCTGGTCAGCCTCACGCCTCAGGGAAGCCACTTTGTGGCACAGGGGCGGAAATTACTCGACGGCAAATTTGACGAACTCATGACCCAGGCCGGGGTTGACCTTCAACACTACGCCGACCTGACGCAGCGGCTGAACCAGGCTCTGGTCGGCCAGAGGAGCCCCGATGAATAA
- a CDS encoding DUF305 domain-containing protein, with translation MKTSSFFRIGLTALTLTALTLTGVPGRAQMDHGMHSMTSSTAPVSQQMQDMGGLATLSGKAFDRAYLSMMVTHHQRAADMSRAAQGRLKDVQVKAWAAAIIRDQTREINTMNPWLGTLGGTDTRMQGMMASEMKGMTASVKTAKNPDQVFLQGMLLHHASALDMASLALQKSSDARVLKLSRDIIKAQADEMYAFKQWLTK, from the coding sequence ATGAAGACGAGTTCCTTCTTCCGAATCGGCCTCACGGCCCTGACCCTCACGGCCCTGACCCTCACGGGCGTGCCCGGTCGGGCCCAGATGGACCACGGCATGCACAGCATGACCTCCAGCACAGCCCCTGTTTCCCAGCAGATGCAGGACATGGGTGGTCTCGCCACACTCAGCGGGAAAGCCTTTGACCGCGCCTACCTCTCCATGATGGTCACCCACCATCAGAGGGCCGCCGATATGAGCAGGGCCGCGCAAGGCCGATTGAAGGACGTGCAGGTCAAGGCCTGGGCCGCCGCCATCATCCGGGACCAGACCCGCGAGATCAACACCATGAATCCGTGGTTGGGGACCCTGGGCGGTACGGATACGAGGATGCAGGGCATGATGGCAAGCGAAATGAAGGGCATGACGGCTTCGGTGAAAACGGCCAAGAACCCGGATCAGGTCTTCTTACAGGGCATGTTGCTCCATCACGCCTCCGCGCTCGATATGGCGAGCCTTGCCCTGCAAAAAAGCAGTGACGCCCGGGTACTAAAGCTCTCACGCGACATCATCAAGGCGCAAGCTGACGAGATGTACGCCTTCAAGCAGTGGCTCACCAAATAA
- a CDS encoding substrate-binding and vWA domain-containing protein, which produces MKRAGRGLSLLLGALLTGCAPHPTSPTLTVLAGSELRDLEGPVLDAIASQTGVRLQLKYTGTIDAAERLAAGEQADFAWLSSDRYLRLQPEVAKRLLTRTPTMLSPVVLAVRADLAQKWGWDKAVSWKDVARKAGSGEFRFAMTNPVASNSGFSALVGVTAALAGGSDAVALDKLDTPEVRGFARGVVLSAGSSGFLGEAYIRDQDKLGGMINYENVITQLNASGKLRQPLRVLIPDEGVVTADYPLILLNPDAREAYGRVTDYLKTSAAQTLVKERTGRHPLGGQEDMPLELAFPGSLAAIEATLSAYLNENRRPASTTFVLDVSGSMQGERLDALKSSLQALAGGDVSVTGRYAQFAPREQVRFLTFSSKVHDLKKYQVGSSGHEGAALQQIKDYAKQLQIQGGTAIYDALTSALQQLEGEGPQPNRIRTVVLMTDGENNEGMGLHDFLAVRAAKPQHVRDVRIFPILFGEASPDEMEELARATGGRVFDARSRPLPSIFKEIRAYQ; this is translated from the coding sequence GTGAAGCGCGCTGGCAGAGGCCTGAGTCTCCTCCTGGGTGCACTGCTCACGGGCTGCGCGCCGCACCCCACATCGCCCACGCTCACGGTCCTTGCGGGATCGGAACTTCGCGACCTCGAAGGTCCAGTCCTGGACGCGATTGCCTCCCAGACGGGCGTGCGGCTCCAGTTGAAGTACACGGGCACCATCGACGCTGCTGAACGCCTCGCTGCGGGCGAACAAGCGGACTTCGCGTGGCTGTCCAGCGACCGCTACCTGCGGCTGCAACCGGAAGTTGCCAAACGCCTGCTGACGCGTACCCCCACCATGCTCAGTCCGGTGGTGCTGGCCGTCCGCGCAGACCTCGCGCAGAAGTGGGGCTGGGATAAGGCGGTCTCCTGGAAAGACGTTGCGAGAAAGGCAGGCAGCGGGGAATTCCGTTTTGCCATGACCAACCCCGTGGCCTCCAACTCTGGATTCAGCGCTCTGGTCGGCGTCACTGCTGCGCTTGCAGGTGGCAGCGACGCCGTCGCACTGGACAAACTGGACACGCCGGAAGTGCGCGGCTTCGCCAGAGGGGTCGTGCTGAGCGCGGGGTCGAGTGGATTTCTCGGCGAGGCGTACATCCGTGATCAAGACAAACTTGGGGGGATGATCAATTACGAGAACGTCATCACACAACTCAACGCGTCCGGAAAGCTGCGCCAGCCGCTGCGCGTCCTGATTCCCGACGAAGGCGTTGTTACTGCGGACTACCCGCTGATCCTCCTGAATCCTGACGCCCGCGAGGCCTACGGACGGGTAACGGATTACCTGAAAACATCAGCAGCGCAAACCCTGGTCAAGGAAAGGACGGGCCGCCACCCACTGGGAGGGCAGGAAGACATGCCGCTTGAACTGGCCTTTCCTGGCTCACTCGCAGCCATTGAGGCGACGCTGAGCGCCTACCTCAACGAGAACCGCCGTCCAGCGAGCACGACCTTTGTGCTGGACGTGAGCGGCTCAATGCAAGGAGAGCGACTGGACGCACTCAAAAGCTCCCTGCAGGCCCTGGCGGGTGGTGATGTGAGCGTCACGGGGAGATACGCGCAGTTCGCTCCACGCGAGCAGGTCCGGTTCCTCACCTTTTCCAGCAAGGTTCACGACCTGAAAAAGTACCAGGTGGGGTCAAGCGGCCATGAGGGAGCTGCCCTGCAGCAGATCAAGGACTACGCGAAACAGCTACAGATTCAGGGCGGAACGGCGATCTACGACGCCCTGACCAGTGCACTCCAACAGCTTGAGGGCGAAGGGCCACAACCAAACCGCATCCGCACTGTGGTGCTGATGACGGATGGCGAGAACAACGAGGGCATGGGCCTTCACGACTTTCTCGCGGTACGCGCCGCAAAGCCTCAGCACGTGCGGGACGTACGAATCTTCCCAATTCTGTTCGGTGAAGCCAGCCCAGATGAGATGGAAGAGCTTGCCCGCGCGACCGGTGGGCGAGTGTTCGACGCGCGTTCCAGACCGCTGCCCAGCATCTTCAAGGAAATTCGTGCGTACCAGTAA
- a CDS encoding winged helix-turn-helix domain-containing protein translates to MARILIVDDDPAILEILGAYLRAEGHTVLEAQDGLMGRARLLEADLAILDWMLPGVSGLELARQQRRAQPDFPLLLLTARGEEEDRLQGLEVGADDYVAKPFSPREVVARVRALLRRARIQDSVILGGLELAEQTRTARLDGRDLNLSKLEFDLLLTLARHPGFVWSRDRLLERVWGADFPGVERVVDVHMAGLRKKLGEQPEQPRFIETVRGMGYRFRDEAVG, encoded by the coding sequence ATGGCGCGCATCTTAATTGTTGATGACGACCCTGCCATCCTGGAAATTCTGGGGGCCTACCTGCGTGCCGAAGGACACACCGTTCTGGAGGCGCAGGACGGTCTGATGGGACGCGCGCGACTTCTGGAGGCTGACCTGGCGATTCTGGATTGGATGCTGCCGGGCGTCAGTGGTCTGGAATTGGCCCGGCAGCAGCGGCGGGCGCAGCCAGACTTTCCCCTGCTGCTGCTTACTGCCCGGGGGGAGGAGGAGGACCGGTTGCAGGGCCTGGAGGTGGGGGCGGACGATTACGTCGCCAAGCCTTTCTCTCCCCGTGAAGTGGTGGCCCGTGTTCGGGCCCTGCTCCGCCGCGCCCGCATTCAGGACAGCGTGATCCTGGGAGGACTGGAACTGGCGGAACAGACCCGTACGGCCCGCCTGGATGGCCGGGACCTCAACCTGTCGAAGTTGGAGTTCGACCTGCTGCTGACCCTCGCGCGCCATCCGGGCTTTGTCTGGTCCCGGGACCGTCTCCTGGAACGGGTCTGGGGAGCCGACTTTCCAGGGGTAGAACGTGTGGTGGACGTTCATATGGCCGGGCTGAGAAAAAAGCTGGGCGAGCAGCCGGAGCAGCCGCGCTTCATTGAGACTGTGCGCGGCATGGGCTACCGCTTCCGGGACGAGGCGGTAGGGTAA
- a CDS encoding GNAT family N-acetyltransferase has protein sequence MTIAINSQLNVDTHKAVTIAPMKDANDQQAFYDLNVEWITAHFELEESDLDILHHPQREVIGPGGQVYLAYCEGRAVGCVALMAYGPGIYKIAKMAVTPEYRGKGIGRKLLLHAIEQARSLRARTLFLASSDILVPAIGLYETVGFQRLSIEEWPFMRFARANVFMRMHL, from the coding sequence GTGACGATAGCAATTAACAGTCAGTTGAACGTTGACACCCACAAGGCTGTGACGATTGCTCCGATGAAGGACGCAAATGACCAACAGGCCTTTTATGACCTGAACGTGGAATGGATTACAGCGCACTTCGAACTAGAGGAGAGTGATTTGGACATTCTCCATCATCCCCAGCGAGAGGTGATTGGGCCGGGTGGACAGGTGTACTTGGCTTATTGTGAGGGCAGGGCTGTCGGATGCGTTGCACTGATGGCTTACGGACCGGGGATTTACAAGATCGCAAAGATGGCAGTGACGCCTGAATACCGTGGGAAAGGGATTGGGCGAAAACTGCTCTTGCATGCCATAGAGCAGGCCCGGTCGCTTAGGGCGCGCACACTCTTTCTTGCCAGCAGCGATATATTGGTGCCCGCGATAGGCTTATACGAGACAGTAGGATTTCAGCGCTTGAGCATTGAAGAATGGCCCTTTATGCGGTTTGCCCGAGCGAATGTATTTATGCGCATGCACTTGTGA
- a CDS encoding PLP-dependent aminotransferase family protein: protein MTQRKITATALVHLLGPWTGRGPAYLNLSRSIQHLVLDGRLPLAAQLPSERALAEALGLSRNTIKATYDVLQDEGFLQLRPGVRGVITLPPLASTPGVPLPPLSNPHLIDFAAAAPNAPEGVIHEAFTHALTALPAYLPTHGYTPLGLPVLREAIAARYAARGLPTTPEQIIVTSGAQHAFSLIVRTFTSPGDRVLIDQPTYPHALDALRGASCRPVPVPLTPEGWDLEGLEAAALQTSPRLAYLIPDFHNPTGHLMPAAMRMQLTRLFRNTRTLVVVDETLTELALDVLPPSPFACYDQHDVVVSIGSMSKSFWGGLRLGWIRAPRHFAERLGAARSTVDLGTPVMEQLAGAWLLQNPDPFLKRRREQLREQRDVLAEQLTLHLPQWTYRLPEGGLSFWVMLPQPVGMSLVAHADRFGLRLTAGERFAHDGLLARHVRLPFTRPVEELCEGVTRLTHLFHNVVGSGPQLGNFGINGTLEV, encoded by the coding sequence ATGACCCAGCGCAAAATCACCGCAACGGCCCTGGTACACCTTCTTGGACCATGGACAGGCCGCGGACCGGCGTACCTCAACCTCTCGCGCAGCATTCAACACCTGGTTCTTGACGGCCGCCTTCCCCTGGCGGCGCAACTCCCGAGTGAGCGTGCGCTTGCCGAAGCTCTGGGGCTCAGCCGCAATACCATCAAGGCGACGTATGACGTCCTTCAGGACGAAGGGTTCTTGCAACTCCGGCCAGGTGTGCGCGGTGTCATTACTCTCCCACCACTCGCCAGCACGCCGGGCGTCCCTCTTCCCCCGCTGTCCAACCCGCACCTCATTGATTTTGCCGCAGCTGCCCCGAATGCTCCAGAAGGCGTTATCCACGAGGCATTCACGCATGCCCTGACAGCGCTGCCTGCCTACCTTCCGACGCATGGGTACACACCGCTCGGACTACCCGTCTTACGGGAGGCCATCGCTGCACGGTATGCCGCCCGAGGTTTACCCACCACTCCGGAACAAATCATCGTCACATCCGGTGCCCAGCACGCCTTCAGCCTCATTGTTCGTACGTTCACCAGTCCGGGGGACCGCGTCCTTATTGATCAACCCACCTATCCTCACGCCCTTGACGCTTTGAGGGGCGCGTCCTGCCGACCTGTACCCGTCCCCCTGACACCCGAGGGGTGGGACCTTGAAGGGCTGGAAGCCGCCGCCCTGCAGACCTCGCCTCGCCTGGCGTATCTCATTCCCGACTTCCACAACCCGACTGGGCACCTGATGCCGGCCGCCATGCGGATGCAACTCACGCGTCTCTTTCGAAACACTCGCACCCTCGTCGTAGTGGACGAAACGCTCACCGAACTGGCCTTGGATGTTCTGCCTCCATCTCCTTTCGCGTGTTACGACCAGCATGACGTGGTGGTAAGCATCGGCTCAATGAGCAAATCTTTCTGGGGTGGCTTACGCCTGGGATGGATCCGTGCCCCACGGCACTTTGCTGAGCGGCTGGGGGCGGCGCGCTCAACTGTTGATCTGGGCACGCCAGTGATGGAGCAACTGGCGGGTGCCTGGCTACTGCAAAATCCGGACCCATTCTTAAAGCGGCGCCGTGAACAACTCCGGGAGCAGCGGGACGTGTTGGCGGAGCAACTTACCCTGCATCTTCCCCAGTGGACGTACCGCTTGCCGGAAGGTGGGTTGTCATTCTGGGTGATGCTCCCGCAGCCGGTCGGAATGTCCCTGGTTGCTCACGCCGATCGCTTTGGACTGCGCCTGACAGCTGGAGAGCGCTTCGCACACGACGGTCTCCTTGCGCGGCACGTACGCCTTCCATTTACACGTCCCGTAGAAGAACTGTGCGAAGGCGTCACGCGTCTCACGCATTTATTCCATAACGTTGTGGGGAGCGGACCTCAGCTTGGCAACTTTGGAATTAACGGTACCCTAGAAGTGTAG
- a CDS encoding HD domain-containing phosphohydrolase yields MNSEESVTSADLSTIQRAITRHLTVYPASHDVIQQVLEWAGQALGAHSASICTYNPRTQSLHRVNAMGYSEERLHEFRDVPVEPGLPITDAVLEQRTIYLTVRDWEERYPHLTFIRLPEMQAIVALPLLLEGKVNGTLTFSWDSGRTLDGFEWAFVEGFALQCAGVLYRLRRAAWDQKVLQYSGGIVLVFGEDGKVNFLSSSVTALLGYTEEDLHHLQLLDVLHPDDAHMVGDVLTKPGAPLRTRVRVRHKAGGWIWLDVMGQNLLADPDVQGFVVNARDVSSGVRAIEALRASDRAHRQAADRYRHLLDLVNAFDLTVDPAALILTVLERAMAVTGFPQAFYVDIVDTVFTLRWARGSHTDEALALLPHKNDLRALGRSGLATLRGELFFAAADEALFDPAEALPRRFWRSFCSVPLITGGLVRGVFVFASGTEDRISPDLRQLMRSFADHVNVMLERQQHVQQLDTAREETFQALGRALEYRDHDTHGHTARVVDLAERLGRTLELSGAQLDALRWGAYLHDVGKMGISDRVLLKPGMLTEGEWGEMRTHPEVGYTILAPIPTLPAETLGVVRHHHERWDGGGYPDGLAGTGIPLLARIFAVVDVYDALTSERPYKAAWTREEARAELERVAGAHLDPEIVPAFLTLLTGDAALSGFRGGLEPTE; encoded by the coding sequence GTGAACAGCGAAGAGTCAGTGACGTCTGCGGATTTGTCGACCATACAGCGCGCAATTACGCGGCACCTCACGGTGTATCCCGCTTCCCATGACGTCATACAGCAGGTTCTGGAGTGGGCAGGGCAAGCCCTGGGGGCACACTCCGCGAGCATCTGCACCTACAACCCCAGAACCCAAAGCCTGCACCGGGTGAACGCTATGGGATACAGCGAGGAGCGCCTCCACGAGTTCCGTGATGTTCCCGTAGAACCGGGCCTGCCCATTACGGACGCTGTCCTTGAGCAACGTACCATCTACCTGACAGTGCGCGACTGGGAGGAGCGGTATCCGCACCTCACGTTCATTCGTCTTCCGGAGATGCAGGCCATTGTCGCCCTTCCCCTCCTGCTCGAGGGGAAGGTCAACGGGACCCTGACGTTCAGCTGGGACAGCGGGCGTACCCTCGATGGGTTTGAGTGGGCTTTTGTGGAGGGGTTCGCGCTTCAGTGTGCGGGCGTGCTGTACCGTCTGCGCCGGGCGGCATGGGACCAGAAGGTGCTCCAGTACAGCGGCGGGATCGTGCTGGTGTTCGGAGAGGACGGGAAGGTCAACTTCCTGAGTTCCAGCGTAACGGCGCTACTCGGGTACACCGAGGAAGACCTGCATCACCTCCAACTGCTGGACGTGCTGCACCCCGATGACGCGCACATGGTGGGTGACGTTCTGACGAAACCTGGCGCTCCGTTGCGAACCCGGGTTCGCGTACGGCACAAGGCAGGGGGGTGGATCTGGCTGGACGTGATGGGGCAAAACCTGTTGGCGGATCCGGACGTGCAGGGTTTCGTGGTGAACGCGCGTGACGTCAGCAGCGGTGTACGGGCCATTGAGGCACTCAGGGCATCAGACCGTGCACACCGGCAAGCCGCTGACCGTTACCGGCACCTGCTGGACCTCGTGAACGCGTTTGATTTGACCGTGGACCCGGCCGCCCTCATCCTGACGGTGCTCGAGCGGGCCATGGCCGTCACGGGATTTCCACAGGCGTTCTACGTTGACATCGTGGACACGGTCTTCACCCTCCGGTGGGCACGGGGTTCCCACACCGATGAGGCGCTGGCCCTGTTGCCCCACAAGAACGACTTACGCGCCCTTGGCCGGTCTGGCCTGGCCACGCTGAGGGGTGAACTCTTTTTCGCGGCGGCTGATGAAGCGCTTTTTGACCCAGCAGAAGCGTTGCCGCGGCGCTTCTGGCGGTCATTTTGCTCGGTCCCCCTGATAACGGGTGGGCTTGTCCGGGGTGTGTTCGTTTTCGCGTCTGGAACGGAGGACCGGATCAGTCCTGACCTCCGGCAGCTGATGCGAAGTTTCGCTGACCACGTCAACGTGATGTTGGAGCGCCAGCAGCATGTGCAACAACTGGATACGGCGCGGGAGGAGACGTTTCAAGCACTTGGCCGGGCGCTCGAATACCGGGACCACGACACGCACGGTCACACCGCACGTGTTGTGGATCTGGCCGAGCGTCTGGGCCGAACGCTTGAGTTGAGTGGAGCACAACTCGACGCGTTGCGGTGGGGGGCGTACTTGCATGACGTGGGGAAGATGGGCATTTCAGACCGGGTGTTGCTCAAGCCGGGCATGCTCACCGAAGGCGAGTGGGGGGAGATGCGGACGCACCCAGAGGTGGGGTACACCATCCTCGCCCCTATTCCCACGCTTCCCGCCGAGACGCTGGGGGTCGTGCGGCACCACCATGAACGGTGGGACGGCGGGGGATATCCGGATGGACTGGCGGGGACGGGTATTCCGCTGCTCGCCAGAATTTTCGCGGTGGTGGACGTGTATGACGCGTTGACGAGTGAGCGGCCTTACAAGGCAGCGTGGACCCGTGAGGAGGCGAGGGCTGAGCTTGAACGGGTGGCTGGAGCGCACCTCGACCCGGAGATCGTGCCCGCCTTCCTGACGCTCCTCACCGGCGATGCCGCCCTGTCAGGCTTCAGGGGGGGCCTGGAGCCGACGGAGTGA
- a CDS encoding sensor histidine kinase, with protein sequence MKLFPRLFLGHLLVILIALAALFLIAELTAPRFYRHHVEQMVTLLGPEGSALRPDLERGMRGTLNNALIAALPFAVLMAALTAFLTSRRIVRSVQLLSAGSQALAAGQYSRRLPETGRDELTELAHNFNVMAASLGRVEQDRITLIGNVGHELRTPLAALRGYTEALTDGVMRPEQVAPAVQREVHVMERLAADLGLVSRVEAGQVTLHPHTFSSQRLFTAAVDRFGEAYQERGVTLSWTGAPQLLAVHADFERALQVLSNLLTNALRHTAEGGRVSMVARGGAEQVTFEVQDTGSGIPPEHLDRIFERFYRVDAARTRGDGSGVGLTIARSLVEQMGGRIDVTSSYGGSTFTFTLPAVREKVTVQKEVP encoded by the coding sequence GTGAAGCTGTTTCCGCGCCTGTTTCTCGGGCACCTGCTGGTGATCCTCATCGCCCTGGCCGCCTTGTTCCTGATCGCTGAATTGACCGCCCCACGCTTTTACCGGCATCACGTCGAGCAGATGGTCACGCTCCTCGGTCCGGAGGGAAGTGCCCTGCGCCCGGACCTGGAACGCGGCATGCGCGGCACCCTCAACAATGCCCTCATCGCCGCCCTGCCCTTCGCGGTTCTGATGGCAGCGCTGACGGCCTTTCTGACTTCCCGCCGCATCGTGCGGTCCGTACAGCTCCTGTCTGCGGGGAGTCAGGCCCTTGCCGCTGGGCAGTACAGCCGGAGACTCCCCGAAACGGGAAGGGACGAATTGACGGAACTCGCCCACAACTTTAACGTCATGGCTGCTTCGCTGGGACGGGTGGAGCAGGACCGCATCACCTTAATCGGGAACGTTGGGCATGAACTCCGTACCCCTCTGGCAGCGTTGCGGGGGTACACCGAGGCCCTCACCGATGGTGTGATGCGGCCGGAGCAAGTGGCCCCAGCCGTCCAGCGGGAAGTTCACGTCATGGAACGCCTGGCCGCGGACCTGGGCCTCGTCTCCCGGGTGGAAGCGGGGCAAGTCACGCTGCATCCCCATACGTTCAGTTCACAACGGTTGTTCACTGCAGCTGTAGACCGCTTTGGTGAAGCCTACCAAGAGCGGGGAGTCACGCTGTCATGGACGGGAGCACCGCAACTTCTGGCCGTGCACGCCGATTTCGAGCGCGCGTTGCAGGTGCTGTCAAACCTGCTGACAAATGCCCTCCGGCACACTGCTGAAGGTGGGCGGGTCAGCATGGTGGCCCGGGGAGGAGCAGAGCAGGTGACGTTTGAGGTGCAGGACACGGGCAGCGGCATTCCTCCCGAGCATCTGGACCGCATTTTCGAGCGCTTCTACCGGGTGGATGCGGCGCGAACACGTGGGGATGGCAGTGGCGTTGGTCTCACCATCGCGCGGAGCCTTGTCGAGCAGATGGGTGGGCGAATAGACGTCACGTCCAGTTACGGGGGCAGCACATTCACGTTTACCCTCCCCGCTGTTCGCGAGAAAGTTACGGTGCAAAAAGAGGTCCCCTAA
- a CDS encoding SRPBCC family protein, producing MTTTAKPEHIYALWADVQNWPRWNADVVQAKLTGPFAVDSHINMMTANDTLSLRLDDVQENTSFTDEVAMEGLGIRTVHALRDLPNGQTEISYRLQIEGANADQLGPEIGPAITGDFPATIAALVRLAEAEWHSPLVTVQGFSSGTPLYVGSAPSQPHWIRST from the coding sequence ATGACCACCACCGCCAAACCAGAACACATCTATGCCCTCTGGGCAGATGTCCAAAACTGGCCCCGCTGGAATGCAGATGTCGTCCAAGCCAAACTCACCGGCCCGTTCGCCGTCGACAGTCACATCAACATGATGACGGCGAACGACACCCTCAGCCTTCGTCTGGACGACGTGCAGGAGAACACCAGCTTCACGGATGAAGTTGCTATGGAGGGCCTAGGCATCCGCACCGTGCATGCGCTCCGAGACCTGCCGAACGGGCAAACCGAAATCAGCTACCGTCTTCAGATTGAGGGGGCCAACGCCGACCAACTCGGCCCTGAGATCGGACCGGCCATTACAGGAGACTTCCCGGCGACGATTGCCGCGCTGGTCCGTCTCGCCGAGGCCGAATGGCACTCGCCCCTGGTGACAGTCCAGGGTTTTTCCTCTGGCACGCCACTCTACGTTGGCAGCGCGCCGTCACAGCCGCACTGGATCCGCTCGACCTGA
- a CDS encoding MarR family winged helix-turn-helix transcriptional regulator: MALAPGDSPGFFLWHATLRWQRAVTAALDPLDLTHVQFVLLACTWWLNTHEGQPNELRLAQQAEIDVKMTSPVLRTLELKGLIERTTDPQDTRAKRLTVSEQGEALAPRAIAVVEAVDRAFFPTERKRETLQLLRSLSQGPQHSSP; this comes from the coding sequence ATGGCACTCGCCCCTGGTGACAGTCCAGGGTTTTTCCTCTGGCACGCCACTCTACGTTGGCAGCGCGCCGTCACAGCCGCACTGGATCCGCTCGACCTGACCCACGTGCAGTTCGTACTTCTGGCATGTACCTGGTGGCTCAACACCCACGAGGGGCAGCCGAATGAGCTGCGCCTCGCACAACAGGCAGAGATCGACGTCAAAATGACCTCCCCGGTCCTTCGTACCCTGGAACTGAAAGGACTCATCGAGCGGACAACAGACCCACAAGACACCCGTGCCAAACGCTTGACGGTCTCCGAACAGGGTGAGGCGCTGGCTCCTCGCGCGATTGCAGTCGTTGAGGCAGTCGATCGGGCCTTCTTCCCAACGGAGCGCAAACGGGAGACACTCCAACTGTTGCGCTCCCTCTCTCAGGGCCCACAACACTCTTCGCCATAG
- a CDS encoding zinc ribbon domain-containing protein, with product MWTTVKSRRDCACQPLGEFRRQLTNKAQWDRKWLAVIERWFPSSKLCGECAGINANLRPSWTRSGRAGAERFTTATSTPPGTLSGKSVRKSSSRGTR from the coding sequence ATGTGGACTACCGTCAAGAGTCGACGGGATTGCGCCTGCCAACCCCTGGGGGAGTTTCGCCGCCAGCTCACCAACAAGGCCCAGTGGGACCGGAAGTGGTTGGCGGTCATAGAGCGCTGGTTTCCGTCCAGCAAGCTGTGTGGAGAGTGCGCCGGCATCAACGCGAATCTGAGACCCTCCTGGACCAGGAGTGGCCGTGCGGGTGCGGAGCGGTTCACGACCGCGACCTCAACGCCGCCCGGAACGTTAAGCGGGAAGAGCGTTCGCAAATCGTCGTCGCGGGGCACGCGGTGA